The proteins below come from a single Papaver somniferum cultivar HN1 chromosome 11, ASM357369v1, whole genome shotgun sequence genomic window:
- the LOC113323601 gene encoding mitochondrial import inner membrane translocase subunit TIM14-1-like, with the protein MPVSQENNMATPFIAGLTVAAAALAGRYGVQAWHAFKTRPATARMRKFYDGGFQPTMTKREAALILGLRESAPPDKVKEAHRKVMVANHPDAGGSHYLASKINEAKDMMLGKTKNSGSAF; encoded by the exons ATGCCAGTTTCACAGGAGAACAACATG GCTACACCGTTTATTGCAGGACTTACTGTagctgctgctgctcttgctGGTAGATATGGTGTTCAAGCTTGGCACGCGTTCAAAACACGACCAGCAACAGCTAGAATGCGGAAATTCTACGATGGTGGTTTTCAACCGACAATGACGAAGAGAGAAGCAGCTCTTATTCTTGGCCTCAG GGAGAGTGCACCTCCAGATAAAGTTAAGGAAGCACATAGAAAAGTGATGGTGGCTAATCATCCAGATGCTGGAGGAAGCCATTATCTTGCTTCCAAAATTAACGAAGCtaaagatatgatgcttggaaaGACAAAGAACAGTGGATCGGCATTTTGA
- the LOC113322805 gene encoding uncharacterized protein LOC113322805, with amino-acid sequence MTVTTKTWKEDLASLVDDTGINHYYTNGGGDDDAIEMNKTRIDEFVVVGDEGVVVEEPFKDQVKEFLKASGEMVLELGKGCRDIVQQSFGDEVKFVVKKCEDNWDKVSGKLSFMNDYLPEDRDPAQAWPIVFFVFFIALSVLLVHTEPRIPKIPPKEVYLHPPSASRVQLPDGRHLAYHEQGVPADRARFSLIAPHSFLSSRLAGIPGVKDSLLEEFGVRLVTYDLPGFGESDPHPGRSLNSSALDILDLADAVSMKDKFWVVGFSGGAMHAWAALRYIPDRLAGAAMFAPVVNPYDSSMSKEERYKTWERWTSRRKLMYFLARRFPSFLSYFYRRSFLSGKHGQLDKWLSLSLGEKDRTLLEQSRFEEFWQRDVEESVRQGNPKPFKEEAVLQVSNWGFSLADIQYQKKLQGKGILPWLKSIYGKAETEWTGFLNPIHIWQGMDDQVVSPSTTEFVHRLLPGATIHKLPIEGHFSFFYFCDECHRQIFSTLFGTPQGPIIIPEPEQPSTEENLDHNSTQTNLEEEVYLTDFITE; translated from the exons ATGACGGTGACGACGAAGACATGGAAAGAAGATTTGGCGAGTTTGGTTGATGATACAGGGATTAATCATTATTATACGAATGGAGGAGGAGATGACGATGCGATAGAGATGAATAAGACTAGGATAGATGAATTTGTTGTTGTTGGAGATGAAGGCGTTGTGGTTGAAGAACCGTTTAAAGATCAGGTTAAAGAGTTTTTAAAAGCTTCAGGAGAAATGGTGCTTGAATTAGGGAAAGGTTGTAGAGATATAGTTCAACAGAGTTTTGGTGATGAGGTTAAATTTGTTGTGAAGAAATGTGAAGATAATTGGGATAAAGTTTCAGGGAAGTTGAGTTTTATGAATGATTATTTGCCTGAAGATCGAGATCCTGCTCAGGCTTGGCCTAttgtcttcttcgtcttcttcataGCACTCTCAG TGTTACTTGTACATACCGAACCTCGAATTCCAAAGATACCCCCGAAGGAAGTCTACTTGCATCCTCCTAGTGCTAGTCGTGTCCAGCTTCCAGATGGAAGACACTTGGCATATCATGAACAAGGTGTTCCAGCAGACAGAGCCAGATTCTCCCTTATTGCGCCACATTCGTTCCTTTCTTCCAGACTTGCAG GAATTCCTGGAGTTAAAGACTCACTACTCGAGGAGTTTGGTGTTCGCTTGGTGACATACGACCTTCCTGGTTTTGGGGAGAGTGATCCTCATCCAGGAAGGAGTCTTAACTCATCTGCACTGGATATCTTAGATCTAGCAGATGCTGTGTCTATGAAGGACAAATTCTGGGTAGTGGGGTTCTCAGGTGGGGCAATGCATGCTTGGGCTGCCCTAAGATACATTCCTGACAGACTTGCAG GTGCTGCGATGTTTGCTCCAGTTGTTAACCCATATGATTCAAGTATGTCCAAGGAAGAGAGATACAAAACCTGGGAAAGATGGACTTCCAGAAGGAAATTAATGTACTTTTTGGCTCGGAGATTTCCTTCCTTTCTTAGTTACTTCTACCGCCGAAGCTTCTTATCTGGAAAACATGGACAGCTTGATAAATGGTTATCACTATCGCTTGGAGAAAAG GACAGGACACTGTTAGAGCAGTCGAGATTTGAAGAATTCTGGCAGAGAGATGTGGAGGAATCAGTTCGGCAAGGAAACCCAAAACCATTCAAGGAAGAGGCTGTGTTGCAGGTGTCTAATTGGGGTTTTAGCCTAGCTGACATTCAGTATCAGAAGAAGCTCCAAGGAAAAGGCATCCTCCCTTGGCTCAAGTCCATCTATGGGAAAGCTGAAACTGAGTGGACTGGGTTTCTTAATCCAATACATATTTGGCAG GGAATGGATGATCAAGTGGTGTCACCATCAACAACCGAGTTTGTTCACCGACTGTTACCAGGGGCCACAATTCATAAACTCCCAATTGAAGGCCACTTCTCTTTTTTCTATTTCTGCGATGAATGCCACAGACAGATATTCTCTACTCTTTTTGGGACTCCACAAGGTCCTATCATTATTCCAGAGCCAGAGCAACCTTCAACTGAAGAGAACTTGGACCACAATTCAACTCAAACAAACCTAGAAGAAGAGGTATATCTGACAGATTTTATCACAGAGTGA